A region from the Microcella frigidaquae genome encodes:
- a CDS encoding DUF222 domain-containing protein codes for MQIEVEAAFAAAVDALERVPRALEPFRALGDDALLALTRAAADEVRLAQLHVSLLAGEIARRSAHELGASGLAQRTGHRTADELVTVTTGSRRADARTAVRVGATLVDPRSTLDPVASAVLDGRVSVTVADALRRGLGEPGGDVSAELLAAESAVLVESVGRLDADRAEREARAARDDLELRLSSDVDGVAEREEARRAQRSLRIGRRADGMGYASWTLDPESFALVSEVYDRLTAPQRRVPSFDDGGGASAETDGFGDERTDVQRTDAQRASDGFVELLRQGVAADPAHLLGDGPIGVRVLVAAEQFDARRGRGFLEGQHDPVSLATVERIACGAGTVALLIDAAADNAGQPLNLGRERRLFSRAQRLALAARDGGCRWPGCERPPSWCEAHHIEHWQRDGGRTDVADGILLCRHHHLLAHNNGWEITRAGPQYLLHPPGVLPGGPTSARPGAPPGEHPPEPLDMPSRSRALSDALAGARAEVRAGTVAGARAS; via the coding sequence GTGCAGATCGAGGTGGAGGCCGCGTTCGCGGCGGCGGTGGATGCTCTGGAGCGCGTCCCCCGCGCCCTCGAGCCGTTCCGTGCCCTCGGTGATGACGCGCTGCTCGCCCTGACCCGCGCGGCCGCCGACGAGGTGCGGCTCGCGCAACTGCACGTGTCGCTGCTGGCGGGCGAGATCGCGCGGCGGTCGGCGCACGAGCTGGGGGCGTCCGGGTTGGCGCAGCGCACCGGGCATCGTACAGCCGACGAGCTCGTCACCGTCACGACCGGGTCACGGCGGGCGGATGCCCGCACCGCGGTGCGCGTGGGCGCGACACTCGTCGACCCGCGTTCGACCCTCGACCCCGTAGCGTCGGCGGTTCTGGACGGGCGGGTGAGCGTCACGGTGGCCGACGCCCTGCGGCGCGGGCTCGGTGAGCCGGGCGGCGACGTGTCGGCCGAACTGCTCGCGGCGGAAAGCGCCGTGCTGGTGGAGTCGGTCGGTCGACTGGATGCCGACCGCGCCGAGCGCGAAGCCCGCGCGGCACGCGACGACCTCGAACTGCGTCTCTCGAGCGATGTCGACGGAGTGGCCGAGCGCGAGGAAGCCCGACGGGCGCAGCGGTCGCTGCGCATCGGGCGACGCGCCGACGGCATGGGCTACGCGTCCTGGACGCTCGACCCCGAGAGCTTCGCGCTGGTGAGCGAGGTGTACGACCGGTTGACGGCTCCGCAGCGGCGTGTTCCGAGCTTCGACGATGGTGGCGGCGCCTCCGCCGAGACCGACGGTTTCGGCGACGAGCGCACCGACGTCCAGCGCACCGACGCCCAGCGGGCGAGCGACGGGTTTGTCGAGCTGCTCCGCCAAGGGGTCGCCGCCGACCCCGCGCACCTGCTCGGCGACGGGCCGATCGGCGTGCGGGTGCTCGTGGCCGCAGAGCAATTCGACGCGCGGCGCGGGCGCGGCTTTCTCGAGGGGCAGCACGACCCGGTGTCTCTCGCGACCGTCGAACGCATCGCCTGCGGCGCCGGAACGGTCGCCCTCCTCATCGACGCCGCCGCTGACAACGCCGGCCAGCCGCTCAATCTCGGGCGCGAGCGGCGACTGTTCAGCCGCGCCCAGCGCCTCGCCCTCGCGGCGCGCGACGGTGGGTGCCGCTGGCCGGGCTGCGAGCGTCCGCCCTCCTGGTGCGAGGCGCACCACATCGAGCACTGGCAGCGCGACGGTGGGCGCACCGACGTCGCCGACGGCATCCTGCTCTGCCGGCATCACCACCTGCTCGCGCACAACAACGGCTGGGAGATCACCCGGGCCGGGCCGCAGTACCTGCTGCATCCGCCCGGCGTGCTGCCGGGTGGGCCGACAAGTGCGCGACCGGGGGCGCCGCCGGGCGAGCACCCGCCAGAACCCCTCGACATGCCGAGTCGGAGTCGCGCGCTCAGCGATGCGCTGGCAGGCGCACGGGCAGAGGTGCGGGCGGGCACGGTGGCAGGCGCGCGGGCCTCGTGA